In Sebaldella termitidis ATCC 33386, one DNA window encodes the following:
- a CDS encoding zinc-ribbon domain-containing protein — protein sequence MIIIFGTKNITKNYGVTNKIECPHCHNTEFWHYLKTGLWFTLFWIPIFPLGSSKHFLVCPICNVNIALNGSDREKYRKLAELNQKFTSGKISEEEYRELSNDIQE from the coding sequence ATGATAATTATATTCGGAACAAAAAATATTACGAAGAATTACGGAGTAACTAATAAAATAGAATGTCCGCATTGTCATAATACTGAATTCTGGCATTATTTGAAAACAGGATTATGGTTCACACTATTCTGGATTCCTATTTTCCCTTTAGGCAGCTCTAAGCATTTTCTTGTCTGCCCTATTTGTAATGTTAATATTGCTTTGAACGGTTCTGACAGAGAAAAATACAGAAAACTTGCAGAATTAAACCAAAAATTTACCAGCGGAAAGATTTCCGAGGAAGAATATAGAGAGCTTTCTAATGATATTCAGGAATAA